In Phragmites australis chromosome 18, lpPhrAust1.1, whole genome shotgun sequence, the genomic window cggcggccccacaccctacccccccccccccgcaacgtactacggcacgtcagcgtggccttcttctgctgcaccgtcgtaccacgcaggtacaattatacattttttactactacttccaataccatattgttcgtatctaacgtgattatttgttcacaggcccctccagccagtacacatggacgcctgccgagccttcacagtcctcctaccctagtcaggaggatgaggctggccccgacaccgcatacgacatcgtccgtgacttcttcgggggcacacctgactacgacgtcctttagcggtcccaggtttccagtgcaccgcttcggacccagcccacgcatgacgagccctcgacaccggtggtccctactaggcctagcagacacgtcggcccacctgaccccctcacctactccaggggtcacgtgagggttaaccagcggcatcgggaccacgatggggcgcacggacgacggcaacgagggaggcatgagtagcattttacattttttgtaactaacatatgcgtattcgcttcgtgatgtgctcatatgtattaagacacgttcactttgtatggtcgacttagcatttcgtaaatgcattgcatattcagacacgttcaatgaacaagtgaccacaccactaaactttaaccatgacttgacaacacatgcctcctgccgcaggctttaaacaagatgtgacaacactacccagctttttcaaattagtaaatgacaacacgggtaccaataaacgtggaatctctgaccatgggcaacgacaaaactgtcctattcttcaatatggaatccgatgctcctcccgccagctacgcccatgccctaattcctttctttaagagcgaattcaatgctcctgcctcccccaactataagtagccaaacctccttacggagaagcatcgctcatttctcaaatatctcaagtgcaatgtcttcctcagctccatcaaacccaccaaagaaacattgggggactaccgtacctgaaggtctcgaaccaccaatgtgcttctgtggtgacctttgtaagctccacgagtcgcaggacatctcatacacctatggactacgcttcttcatgtgtgccaactacgagtatgacaagcctcgcaatgcaacaactggttatcgaccggtacggtaacagatgtccgcctcatctcttccgattacgcaccctcttttactaaccgctcatcttgttccatttgttcagtcccctccaccgctctgtgattttattcagtggctcgacaatgagcaaaatgactcacagaagctgtgggtcgacatgaacatgaggtggagaagggaagcgtacgcacgtcgggagtacgagcaacagcaagaggaacttcgtctcaagcgggaggaagaagagcgcatgaggaaggcggtgcacgaccgtaccgtggctcaggcttgagaggctgagagggaaaggaagcgggagagagcccgccgtgctaaggcggcaggtcctgatgccctccgaaagggaaagtatcctagatgcacgcagtagagagtacctaatgtaacctgacatactttccttccctaaggcatgttatgattaggatcggcgcactaataaggtcttagtgcgaaccgtacatgccacctttgtttcctcatcgtctcgtcgcggttacagtgtattgtaatgttttcaccatgtattcaatactatgtttgtcctcgttcgcaccgcatacccacgtaaaatgctgcaactactaattactgattttttcctcccgttattacaaatttaatttccttacaccccttctttttttttccttcaattaaaaaataatacatttttataggataaaatggaaaaaaaaataattttacatgaaaaaagcccctaaccgccctctcagagggcggctaggggctaaccgcccccccagggcctaaccgccccctgagagggcggttagcccctcttgccgccctctgagggggtggttaggcctaccgccctctcagggggcagtTAGCActcgtacccgccctctgagagggctgcagccctctgagagggcggtgggcgcctacttttgcaaatcttttctccgggaatctatttatttaaatttaaactcaaaaaaatataataaaaaaaactcccagCAGTGGTGTCTTCCACGGTGACGCATCAGCCCGAGAGGCTCCACAGAGTGGTAGTGGCCCACCTGCCTTAGCCCGGTGACCCCCCAGCCCCGTCCCGTGTTTGCCACCAGGCGACGACGGTCTGGCCAGGCTGATCACATTGGCGACATTCGGCCGGCACCCGCCCTTCGATTGGTAGCGACCGGCTTCTCCAAGACTGGCCTCCCAGTGGCGGCCTGGCCTGCCTAGCGGAGGGATCCATTCAAGTAGTCCCTTGCACAGTGATGAGTCCCACCCGAGTCGACCTCCTGCCCAATGATGGCAGTCAGCCACATCCGCCATCGGGTGGCAACCGTTGATTGGCTAAGTATTCAAAAGTGCGccaaattaaattctaaattaatccctACAATAAGATGACCATATGCATCTTTAATTTATTTGtgtttatggttctttgagtgaatatttgaatttgaatatctaTCAAACTCAAATCTAATCCTTAGATTCGATTCAGCTAAAATCCAAATCGATTCAAATCCTTTGAGTTCAAACCTCTCCCAAAAAATTAGGgcttcaatttcaaatctaaatCCAAGTCCAAATTATAATAGTTCTATTTGAATTAATACCAAACCTTTTTCTAAATAGCTAATCCTATTTCTTTTTCCCAAGCCgccctcttcttctttctcctctgcgCAGCCCAGCCAACGAAGCCAACCCAGCCGACCTCCCCCTCTCTTCCTCCGCGTTGTGTGCCATGACACGCGCGCACGAGCCCGTGTGGCCGAACCAGCCCAGCCGTgtgctctctcctccctctcctctcctaccAGCATAAGGACCCCACTGCCCAGATGCTTCCCCCTCCTCCAACTCACCCCCTCTCTATTCATAGTCACCATCGCCACGTTCCCTGCATTCAAAGCTAGTGATTTCATTGCCCCTCTCTCCGCTCTCTCCCCTCTCACATCTATTGTAAGCACCGCCCGAGGCAGCCCACTGACACTCCCATGACTTTTGCGTCCACCACACGCGGGTGGCGAGCGGCCATGTGGCCATGCACCATGAAAATTTCGATGGGCGCCGCCCTGCTCGCCTTTTTGTTCACCGGGAGCACAAGTCAGTGTCGCCATCTATTGCTTCCCATCTCCCACTCTATAAATAGGAAGACCACCCTCCCTTATTCCTTTCTTCCCGAACCTGCCACCACCTCGTTGAGCCTGTTGGCTTTGACCAGGATCCGAGCATAGGACTCGAGCAGGCTTGATGCTGGTTTCGACCATGCGACTCACTCGATCAGCTTGCGTTCGACCACGACCAGTCTGACCGCGAGTAACGACCACCTCGAGCGACCATTCGAACGTGCTCAACAACGACTAGTCTGGCTAACCGTCGTATACGTGCTGCTCTTGATCATGCTAATCGACCAGCAACGCCCAACAACTCTTGAGTCACATACTACTCGGCGAGAACGAAGATCAACAGGAACAAAACGTGAGGCTCTCTCGAGGAATTTTCGACTCTATTAACTTGTGACTTGCACGACTCTGTGTCTTGCttacaaaaaaaattagagattacaactcatatttatagcgacctgctaactccgaatcctaacacgaatcgtGTCATCCCACGATCTGACTTTGACTCGAACTCTAACTACTCTCGTGCACACCGCACGATCGAACCTTCAATCAAGTCCCTGAGGCCCACgacaaggattaagtccaacatactcccccCTAACCATTCGTGGGTCAAGATCACGAACTCCCAATAGATATCGCATGACCGCCAGCTTCACCGCCGGCATTGCCTTTGTTAGAGCATCAGTTCACTGCTCCTCCGTGTAGATGAAATCTACCTCAATCTGGCCTTCTTCAACGAACTCatggatgaaatgaaacttggtgtcaatgtgtttactaCGGCCATGAAACACaggattcttcatcaaagcaatcgTTGATTTATCATCAACAAATAATCTGACTGCTTTGGGCTCTTCTCCTGTCAGCTCccccaacagacttctaagccacagtGCTTGGCATGCTGCCACCATGAACTCAGCCTCacaggaagacaaagcaaaccATTTTTTGCTTCTATGAGTTCCATGACACCAAGCTATCATTAATGTAGAAAGCCATACCTccagtactcttcctgtcatctATGTCACCGACCAGATCACTATCTGTGTAGCCGATGATCACCTATGTTTCTCCTCCTCTGGTATACACAATACCATAATACACggtgcccttcaaataccgaAGAATCTTCTTTACTGCCTTGTAATAGATCACTGAGGGCTTCTCCATAAATCTGCTTGCCACCCCGACATCAAATGAAAGGTCAGGTCTTGTATGGAGCAAATACCTTAGACAACCAATGATGCATTGATACTCGGTTGTATCCATCGATTGTCCATCTGGATCCTTATGCAGCTACGCCCTTTGTTCCATggggaattttgtgggattgcaatccagcataccgaattgaccaaGGACCTTCTTCGTatatgttgtttgcttgattgtaattcgcCCATCTTCTTGCACTACCTCAATCCtgagatagtaattgagcaatccgAGATTGGTCATAtcaaactcactcatcatctgctgcttgaatcccatgatctcTTCTGGATTTTCTCctgtcacaatgagatcatcaacatatactccaacAATAACTCCATGTCGGCTTGTTCCTCTCGTGTATACGGCATGATCTTGAGCACACGTCACAAATCCAAGTTGTTTTAAGCTTCTATCAAGTCGGATATTCCAGGCCTGTGGTGCTTGATAGAGTCCATACATCGCCTTTctgagtttgagcacaagatgctctttgTTCTTTACTACAAAACCCTCCGGCTGGGTCACATATACTTCTTCTTCGAGttcaccatttaagaatgccgACTTGACATCAAGATGTTGAACCTGCCAACCTCGGTTGGTTGCTACAGCAAGGATGACGCGTACAGTGTCCAGCCTAGCCACCGgtgcaaacacttcttcaaaatcGATTCCTTGCCACTGCACATATCCTTTCGTGACCAgccttgccttgtgcttgatcacatatTCATCTGAGTTCCTtttcagtttgtaaacccatttgagcccAATCGGCTTGTGACAAGCCGGCAGCGCTGTGAGAGTCCATGTATTATTCTCCTCTATGGACTCGATCTCCTTAGCCACGGTGTCCTCCCAGACCTACAAAACCCTCGCAATAGGAGGATGGCTCCTCCGTCTCCACGAGCATGACCTCTGCTTCCAAATCTTCATCGAGATCCACCCTTGGAGCATCTATCATGATGTCGTCAATGTGCCTGTATCAAACATGCCCTTCATCTGTGCTGTTGCTCCCGCTCGATAGCGGTGTGGCCCGATCATCCACCGGCAATTCAGGTGTCTGTAGCACCACTAGATTGGTGGGGGTTATTTGAGAGGCGACTGCCGTGCGTGCCGCAGCGCGTGTCCTGGTTGCTGGTCCTTTCGACGTCACCTCACTGACCAGCGCAGTCGATGAAGGAGCTAGATCACCATGTGCCGTGGGTACAGGCAGACTTGCTGAACCACCCATGAGTGGCATAGAGCCGCCCACCGCCAGCTCAGTGCTAATTGCCTCCTCGACATCGAAATCAGATGGCTCCCTGTCACCTGTACTTGTACACCAGCTCCACTCCTTGctttcattgaatttaacatcacgacttacatgaattttccagtgctttggatcaaagagacgatGCGCCTTGCAGCTGTCCTCGACGCCAAGATACACCATCGGATGGCTTCGGTCATCGAGCTTCTTCAAAAGTGGCGTTGTCACCTTCGCGTGTGCAGTACAGCCGAACACACGAAGGTGCGCCAAATGTGGCTTCCTTTCGTTCCAAGCCTCGAACAGGGTGTGTTCGTCCAGCGCCTTCATCGGCAAGCGGTTCAGCAGATACACCGCGTGCCGCATCGCCTCCCCCCAAAACCTTCCATGCACATTCATGCTCTTAAGGAGGgacctcgccatcgccatcacggTCCTATTCCTCCActccaccacaccattttgttgtggTGTGTATGGCGCGGTGAGGTGCCGTTTGATCCTGGCCTCCTCGCATAACTGGGTGAACTCAGCAGAGAGGAATTCCCCACCGCAATCAGTCCTCAACGTCTTGATGCCATTGCCTATTGTGTTCTCGGCTTGCAACTTGAACTTTCTGAACATGGAGCAAGCTTGGTCCTTTGACTTAATCATGAACACCCACATCCACcatgagtaatcatcaacaattaacataaAGTAACTATTACAGGCAAGAGTCGAAGGTGTGATCGGCCCGTAGAGGTCAGCATGTAGCAGCTCGAGTGGCTTCTTTGCCCTAAAATTTGCCGCTACCGAAAATGGCTGTCTCGCCTGTTTCACCACCAAACATCCTTGACATAGCTGGTTTGGGTGCGTGATAGGCGACACTCTTGCCGCCATCCCCTTGTCGAGGAGCAGCTTCATAGTAGTGAAGTTGACATGACCGAGCCTAGCATGCCAGAGTCACGCCGGGTCTTCAAGGCTGGCTAAGAGACACACCAGCGCCGCTTGATGCAGTTCGATCTTGTAGAGGCGATTTGGAGTTCGCCTCACCTTCATGAGGAGTTGTGCAGGACTATTATCATACACACATAGATGTTTagcatccatgatcaccttgtgtccaacttcggtaagttgtccaaggctgatgatattgctgcacagtcttggaatgtagtagacctccCGCAACAGCCACTGGTCACTGTTCTTGCAGCTGAACACGACAgaccctaagcccatgatctgCAGCATGGATCCATCCCCGAACTTCACCTTACCAGTGACACCTTCGTCCAGTTCTCTGAACTTCCCTTTATCACCGATCATGTGATTATTGGCTCCATTGTCAAGGTACCAGACCTCAGAGCTGGAGCCTCCTTCCGTGGTGTCACGAAGTTCTGGTTTCAACTTCTCCTCATTCAGCAGCACGGCTCCCTGTTGGTGCtgttgttcttgtgctggctctTCTGACACCATGAGGAGTAGGGTCGGCTCGGTGTCGTCAGCACGAGTGAGATgtgtctcctcttccttcttcttcagtgCCTTGCACTCATTCGCGTAGTGCCCCATCTTGTAGCAGTTGTagcacttgatgtggctcttgttgcggCGACCGCCGCCCGAGCCGCTCTCCTCGTCATTGTGCGACATCCCGCCGCGACCACCTCTACCACGGCCTCTGCCACGTCCAAGACCACCCCGGCCGCGGTTGCTGCTATCTGCAGCAAGGTGGGATTTgcccttgttgcttgatgaggagttgccaccatccttcttctgTCGCGTTTGCCACTCGGCCCGAGTCAACATGAGCTAGCTGTCGTCGATGCTATTGCCATCGAATGCATGCGGGCGAGCACATTCTTCAAACACCTTAAGCCGCCCCATGGCTTCCTTGAATGGCATCTTGTCGAGGTCGTAGAATTGCTCGATCCCGGCGATCACACTCGGGAATCGATCCGGCACAGTGTCGAAATTTTTTTTGACCAATGCAGTGTCATCGAGCGTCTCCCCTAGGTTTGCGTACCTGACGGACATGCTGTTGAGCCTTCCAACGTAATGGTCcaggctctctccctcctgcatgcaCATGGCGTTGAAGTCGCTCTTCAACGTTAGAAGCCGCGCGTTCTTGACGCGATCCGCGCTGacgaaccttgtcttgagacaaTCCCAGACCTCCTTCGcagttttcttccttgccacctGCATCAGGAGATCCTCTGGGAGCACTTAGAAGAGATGCAACttcgccttcttgtccttcttctcatcGACGGCCTCACTGACCGCCAACTCGACTGCCTCCCAGACTCCTTGATCTTCCATCATCGCCTGCAAATGAATCACCCAGCTTGTGTAGTTTGTTGTCATCAACTGCGGGTACAGGAACGACCCACCGCCGCTCTCCCACTCGGCCTCGCCCTGAGGGATGATCGACATCTTCACAAGTTAGTGTTGTGCCctacggctctgataccaaatgctGGCTTCGACCAGGATCCGAGCACAGGACTCGAGCAGGCTTCATGCTGGCTTCGACCATGCGACTCACTCGACCAGCTTGCATTCAACCATGACTAGTTTGACCGTGAGTCACGACCACCTCAAGCAACCAGTCGAACGTTATCGACCATGACTAGTCTGGCTAACAGCCGCATACGTGCTGCTCTCGATCACGCCAATCGACTAGCAACGCCCAGCAACTCTTGTTGAGTCGCTTACTACTCGGCGAGAACGAAGATCAACAAGAACAAAATGTGAGGCTCTCTGGAGGAATTTTTGACTCTATTAACCTGTGACTTGCACAATTCTGTGTCttgcttaaaaaaaatttaacattacaactcatatttatagcgacctgctaACTTCGAGTCCTAACATGAATCATGCTATCCCATGATCCAACTCCGACTCGAACTCTAACTACTCCCGTGCATACCGCACGATCAAACCTTGCAAGTTACGACCAAGACTCTAGACTTCAATCGAGTCCCCGTGGCCCATgacaaggattaagtccaacagaGCCACCATCTCATGTCACACCGCCTCTTCAATCTGCTAGCCATCGCCGTGAAGCTCGTCACTAGGAGCGTGAAGGAGCTGTGGGTGACGTCTAGAGCCGAGAGGAGCATGGGCTCACAGAGCCAAGCCTGCTGATGCCACCGCCTGAAGCTTCATATAGCCGGTCGCCCTCCCTTCCCCGCAGACCCCAGTGAGCCTCCCTATCCTGCTCCTTCCCATTCCTTGTAGCATGCTAGGGATGATGGAGCCCGCCATCGTGCGGTTATCCTTGGCTGGTGACCCGTGAGTGCCATGGCATCGAGCTTCTTGCCGAAGACGCCCAATCCCCCTCTATCAAGCCATCCTTTATGACGTGTTAGTACATGTGGGCATGGAAGTAGGCTTGCACGTGCTCAGAGCATGCAACAGTAAGGGAGGCGCTATCCATTTTTGTTACCGCTACCAAGACCATCTCCTGCCGCCGCCTACTGTCGATGATCGCTAGAACAAGTTCGCCCCAGCCCGTAGATGCCCGACCCGTAAACCTTGTCTTGAACCTCCGGTCGGAACACAACTCTGGTGAGCCTTTTGACGAAGCTTCGTTGTGAGCCCTCATTGCTGGCTCCTCTACTCTATGTCATCCGATGAGACACGCACGTGTGCTGTCTGGGCGTCTGGCCACAGCAGCGCGACCACCCGAGCAAACAATAGCTCGGCCCACTAACGGATCGACCTGCTAGCCCAACTCGGAGGCCCGATGCCAATTCGTCCCATGGGTCGGCCTCTGGCCTTAGCCCATTAGCCAATCAGCCCGAGGCCATTTTCTCCAGTGGGGCGGATCGGAACAATCCACCGCAGGCCCATGGCCTAGATCCAGCCCATgcactgttcagtgggccccactaAAGCACTATACAGTGGGCCCCACTAAAGCACTATACAGTGGGCCCCAAAGAGCATTGTTAGGTGGAACCCACTAGTACTGTTAAGTGggcccacctatgaatagtaaCATTTCAGAATttcttgatgtaattttaggTTTGATCTTCCATTAgtcgtaacttctccgttctgactCTGATTCTGGTGATTCTTtcacctaaattcatctaattttGAGATCTATCTTtatatcatagtgtgatatccattagaactcatatggtttttcatttggtgttattcGATTCTTCTAGCTTAGGCGGTCATTAATCATAAATCACATTTTACAAAACCAGAGGAATTAGTGGAGGAACCAGAGAATCctaaattcgatcaagaactaGAGGAAgacttcagagaaggcaagttctatttccttgatcattttaaacccatgttttcaatactctaattgatcaacttaaaaattgacttattatcgcatgtttTGTATATTGTGCAATTTCAACTGcttgcagtagttaaatcctattGGACAATTCCATGCCTTAAATATCATTATCGTAAatccatgtcaccctaggattataTGATGctatctatattaacgttggataatgccttgatatctaggttgcttaggatggaatacatctctttaGACATGTCGCTTATGGAATATATTTCTTCGGAGATGTCACTTCACTGAatatcaattcaactcatatgtCATGAATCTTTGGTAATTATGGAATCCTTGATACTCATGTGGAATATGGAGGTGATGTGTAAATTGGGTGAAAACTAATTTCGCGggggcaagtagagtagtcctccggtgaggatgctcttgg contains:
- the LOC133898598 gene encoding uncharacterized protein LOC133898598; protein product: MMWAASQDEWCTTRPSDVHRRSSVSAPTRPLLSRLGGSEQHGPSAQVSTQPRRLSPVRPQSDYFGDEAGPSSAAPHPTPPPPQRTTARQRGLLLLHRRTTQAPPASTHGRLPSLHSPPTLVRRMRLAPTPHTTSSVTSSGAHLTTTSFSGPRFPVHRFGPSPRMTSPRHRWSLLGLADTSAHLTPSPTPGVT